A stretch of the Sorangium aterium genome encodes the following:
- a CDS encoding zinc-dependent alcohol dehydrogenase family protein gives MRALVLRAPKSPLVLEDRPAPRPGPGEVLLRVRACAVCRTDLHVVDGELPDARLPLVPGHQIVGEVLEEVPAAGEGPRFALGARVGVPWLGWTCGVCAHCRAGRENLCDRARFTGYQIDGGYAELAVADARFCFPIPDGFPDLSAAPLLCAGLIGYRTLRLAGDAGRIGIYGFGAAAHLVAQVARFEGRRVFGFVRPGDDAARAFALSMGAEWAGSSFDAPPEELDAALIFAPAGELVPAALRAVRKGGAVVCGGIHMSDIPSFPYSLLWGERVLRSVANLTRRDGEEFLALAPRVPVRTEVNVYPLLAANEALDDLRNGRFSGAAVLVPP, from the coding sequence ATGCGCGCCCTCGTCCTGAGAGCCCCGAAGAGTCCGCTCGTGCTGGAGGATCGGCCCGCTCCGCGGCCTGGTCCCGGTGAGGTGCTGCTCCGCGTGCGCGCCTGCGCCGTGTGCCGCACCGATCTGCACGTGGTCGACGGCGAGCTGCCGGACGCCAGGCTGCCGCTCGTGCCGGGGCACCAGATCGTGGGCGAGGTCCTCGAGGAGGTGCCCGCGGCGGGCGAAGGGCCGCGGTTCGCGCTGGGCGCGCGCGTGGGTGTGCCCTGGCTCGGCTGGACCTGCGGCGTGTGCGCGCATTGCCGCGCAGGGCGGGAGAACCTCTGCGACCGGGCGCGCTTCACCGGGTACCAGATCGACGGCGGGTATGCGGAGCTCGCGGTCGCGGACGCGCGCTTCTGCTTCCCGATACCCGACGGCTTCCCCGACCTCTCGGCCGCGCCGCTGCTCTGCGCCGGGCTCATCGGGTACAGGACGCTGCGTCTGGCGGGGGACGCCGGGCGGATTGGCATCTACGGGTTTGGCGCCGCCGCGCACCTCGTGGCGCAGGTGGCCCGCTTCGAGGGTCGGCGCGTCTTCGGGTTCGTCCGGCCGGGCGACGACGCGGCGCGCGCGTTCGCGCTGTCGATGGGGGCCGAGTGGGCAGGCTCTTCCTTCGATGCGCCGCCCGAGGAGCTCGACGCGGCGCTGATCTTCGCCCCGGCCGGCGAGCTCGTGCCTGCCGCGCTGCGCGCCGTACGCAAGGGCGGCGCCGTGGTCTGCGGGGGAATCCACATGAGCGACATCCCCTCGTTCCCTTATTCGCTCCTGTGGGGCGAGCGGGTGCTGCGGTCGGTGGCGAACCTGACGCGCAGGGACGGCGAGGAGTTCCTCGCGCTCGCGCCGCGGGTGCCCGTGCGGACGGAGGTCAACGTCTACCCGCTGCTGGCGGCCAACGAGGCGCTCGACGATCTGCGGAACGGCCGCTTTTCGGGGGCAGCGGTGCTCGTGCCGCCGTGA
- a CDS encoding RNA polymerase sigma factor → MASSDATGGEVQPVTARAAIAPSTPPPADAVSAAGVQAAPLDFAEVYEEIFPLVWRTVRRLVADASAHEDVCQEVFAVVHRRLPEFRGRSSLKTWVFGIVVNVVQAHRRAQRRQCPAHRGTGEIVDPEQLAGPSDLSPYEAMKRAEAARVVHDLLASLDEEKRVVLLLAELEELPASEIAQGIGVNVNTVYARLRAARQAFSDAVHRHHAKIRGGRHG, encoded by the coding sequence TTGGCGAGCTCCGATGCTACCGGCGGCGAGGTGCAGCCCGTGACCGCCCGCGCGGCGATCGCTCCGTCGACGCCTCCGCCCGCCGACGCGGTCTCCGCGGCCGGCGTACAGGCCGCGCCGCTCGACTTCGCAGAGGTGTACGAGGAGATCTTCCCCTTGGTCTGGCGGACCGTGCGCCGCCTCGTCGCGGACGCCTCCGCGCACGAGGACGTATGCCAGGAGGTGTTCGCCGTCGTGCACCGGCGGCTCCCGGAGTTCCGGGGCCGCTCGTCGCTGAAGACGTGGGTCTTCGGGATCGTGGTCAACGTCGTACAGGCGCACCGGAGAGCGCAGCGCCGCCAGTGCCCGGCCCACCGCGGGACAGGAGAGATCGTGGATCCCGAGCAGCTCGCGGGGCCGAGCGACCTCAGCCCCTACGAGGCCATGAAGAGGGCGGAGGCCGCGCGCGTGGTGCACGACCTCCTGGCGTCGCTCGACGAGGAGAAGCGCGTGGTGCTCCTCCTCGCCGAGCTGGAAGAGCTTCCGGCGTCGGAGATCGCGCAGGGGATCGGGGTCAACGTCAACACCGTGTATGCGCGGCTGAGGGCCGCTCGACAGGCATTTTCCGACGCGGTGCACCGCCACCACGCCAAGATCCGAGGAGGCCGCCATGGATGA
- a CDS encoding DUF1592 domain-containing protein: MTASEYNSTVAHLLGTSLRPADGFPAFGAKGFDANVNALSNLSQVLVQGYYDAARTLAEDAFSHEEQRAKILVCDPAEGTDDRCAREIIERFGLRAFRRPLEAAEVDRYAAQYDDARTTLEMSPVEAVQHVVRTVLTSPHFILRIELGPDSARSPGALNGYEVASRLSYLLWSSLPDEELFDAAASDELATAGELEQQVDRMLDDPKSAAFFQNFFGQWLGTRTLPSHNADTSQFPSWNDEMKGAMLDQVNEYFASFTTGGRPWSEFLTAPHPESRLIEPLYANDPEGLREGFLTLPAFLTLSSRADRTSPTSRAKTILEQLFCAPMAPPANVDIPELGAADGETGGVTNVRKELEKHRASPDCAGCHDVLDPIGLSLENFDPIGAYRTQYPNGDPIDATGVYEGAPFEDISGLVPALVEAARSGTCPSEQLFSYALRRRPSAGDRTRIKEIAGHWAGGTIADLAKQVVTSDAFRLRAKDKAR, encoded by the coding sequence ATGACAGCGTCGGAGTACAACTCCACCGTCGCCCACCTCCTGGGAACGAGCCTGCGGCCGGCGGACGGATTCCCGGCCTTCGGCGCGAAGGGCTTCGACGCAAACGTCAACGCGCTCTCGAACCTCTCGCAGGTCCTGGTCCAGGGGTATTACGACGCCGCCAGGACGCTCGCCGAGGACGCGTTCTCGCACGAGGAGCAGCGCGCCAAGATCCTCGTGTGCGACCCGGCAGAGGGCACGGACGACCGGTGCGCGCGCGAGATCATCGAGCGCTTCGGGCTGCGCGCCTTCCGGCGCCCGCTCGAGGCGGCGGAGGTCGACCGCTACGCGGCGCAGTACGATGACGCGCGGACCACCCTCGAGATGTCCCCGGTCGAGGCGGTGCAGCACGTCGTCCGGACGGTGCTCACGTCGCCGCACTTCATCCTCCGGATCGAGCTGGGCCCCGACTCGGCGAGATCGCCGGGCGCCCTCAACGGCTACGAGGTCGCGTCGCGCCTCTCGTACCTGCTCTGGAGCTCGCTCCCGGACGAGGAGCTCTTCGACGCGGCGGCGAGCGATGAGCTGGCCACCGCGGGCGAGCTCGAGCAGCAGGTGGACCGCATGCTGGACGACCCGAAGAGCGCCGCCTTCTTCCAGAACTTCTTCGGGCAGTGGCTCGGCACGCGCACGCTCCCCAGCCACAACGCCGACACGAGCCAGTTCCCGAGCTGGAACGATGAGATGAAGGGCGCGATGCTCGACCAGGTCAACGAGTACTTCGCCAGCTTCACGACCGGCGGGCGGCCGTGGTCCGAGTTCCTCACGGCGCCCCACCCGGAGAGCCGGCTGATCGAGCCGCTCTATGCGAACGACCCCGAGGGCCTGCGCGAGGGGTTCCTCACGCTCCCAGCGTTCCTGACGCTGTCGTCCCGCGCCGACCGGACCTCTCCCACGTCCCGCGCGAAGACGATCCTGGAGCAGCTCTTCTGCGCGCCCATGGCGCCGCCCGCCAACGTGGATATCCCGGAGCTCGGCGCCGCGGACGGGGAGACGGGCGGCGTCACCAACGTGCGCAAGGAGCTCGAGAAGCACCGCGCGTCGCCCGACTGCGCGGGCTGCCACGACGTGCTCGACCCGATCGGGCTGAGCCTGGAGAACTTCGACCCGATCGGCGCCTACAGGACCCAGTACCCGAACGGCGACCCGATCGACGCGACGGGGGTGTACGAGGGCGCGCCGTTCGAGGACATCTCCGGTCTCGTGCCGGCGCTCGTGGAGGCCGCCCGCTCGGGGACGTGCCCCTCCGAGCAGCTCTTCAGCTATGCCCTGCGCCGGCGCCCGAGCGCCGGGGACAGGACGAGGATCAAGGAGATCGCCGGGCATTGGGCCGGCGGCACGATCGCGGATCTGGCGAAGCAGGTGGTGACCAGCGATGCGTTCCGCCTTCGAGCGAAGGACAAGGCGCGGTGA
- a CDS encoding DUF1552 domain-containing protein, producing the protein MTRRNLLRGAGVCLALPFLESLAPRSARGGEPGTPKRFVLCTFPNGAPHHWWETAPAFGKTLKGADFKLPRVLEHFAPVKSKMLMISRLGNYTWSTEQHPYIEPSHSRLGAALSTCVDADQLGREARRDLGEWVGNGVSVDQLIVQKAGPEQATRIPSLQTGLGVKPGFFDQRSYAYNQVLSWKSPSEPLKRSVNPKAVFDALVGAGAAGSMPGQTDEQARIEAERRAATEKSVIDGVLADANSLMNRVGSDDRKIVQQYLDSLREIEKNATRVQSTMNPGTGLGCSPISQPGVVPEPPGQAEGLNENDNTGAGPYKHEDHAKVMIDLIVMAIQCDVTRVITHMHDDMRSEFEYRCIPEDVRAKVGLAYRREASLHYHSSQHAAGNLDRATQNGQYKIVTQSNLDYAAINTWLNQKSAQLAQRLDAIPEGDGTVLDHCVMVHMSEMRSHDHDGYDLPIVLLGGDGVFLNDAHVAYDALGNDRQLRDLWFTIMNQYYGLGVTSFGEDRRGAKNALLEEILR; encoded by the coding sequence ATGACACGCAGAAACTTGTTGCGCGGCGCGGGCGTCTGCCTGGCGCTGCCGTTTCTCGAGAGCCTCGCGCCGCGCAGCGCGCGCGGCGGTGAGCCCGGCACCCCGAAGCGGTTCGTGCTCTGCACCTTTCCGAACGGGGCGCCCCATCACTGGTGGGAGACGGCCCCGGCGTTCGGAAAGACGCTGAAGGGCGCCGACTTCAAGCTGCCGAGGGTGCTCGAGCACTTCGCGCCGGTGAAGTCGAAGATGCTCATGATCAGCCGCCTCGGCAACTACACGTGGAGCACGGAGCAGCACCCCTACATCGAGCCTTCGCACTCGCGCCTCGGCGCGGCGCTCTCGACCTGCGTGGACGCCGATCAGCTGGGGAGGGAGGCGCGCCGGGACCTCGGCGAGTGGGTGGGGAACGGCGTCTCGGTCGACCAGCTCATCGTCCAGAAGGCAGGCCCGGAGCAGGCGACCCGCATCCCGTCGCTGCAGACGGGGCTCGGCGTCAAGCCCGGCTTCTTCGACCAGCGCAGCTACGCCTACAATCAGGTTCTCTCCTGGAAGAGCCCGAGCGAGCCGCTGAAGCGCTCGGTCAACCCGAAGGCGGTGTTCGACGCGCTCGTCGGCGCGGGCGCGGCGGGGTCCATGCCAGGGCAGACCGACGAGCAGGCGAGGATCGAGGCGGAGCGCCGCGCGGCGACCGAGAAGAGCGTCATCGACGGCGTGCTCGCGGACGCGAACTCGCTCATGAACCGGGTCGGCTCCGACGATCGCAAGATCGTCCAGCAATACCTGGACTCGCTGCGCGAGATCGAGAAGAACGCGACCCGCGTCCAGTCGACGATGAACCCCGGGACGGGCCTTGGCTGCAGCCCGATCAGCCAGCCCGGCGTGGTCCCCGAGCCGCCGGGCCAGGCGGAGGGGCTCAACGAGAACGACAACACGGGAGCCGGCCCGTACAAGCACGAAGATCACGCGAAGGTCATGATCGATCTTATCGTCATGGCCATTCAATGCGACGTGACGCGCGTGATCACCCACATGCACGACGACATGCGCTCCGAGTTCGAGTACCGGTGCATCCCGGAGGACGTCCGTGCCAAGGTGGGACTCGCGTACAGGAGAGAGGCCAGCCTGCACTACCACTCCTCCCAGCACGCCGCCGGCAACCTGGACCGCGCGACCCAGAACGGCCAGTACAAGATCGTCACGCAGAGCAACCTCGACTACGCGGCGATCAACACCTGGCTCAACCAGAAGAGCGCGCAGCTCGCGCAGCGGCTCGACGCGATCCCCGAGGGCGACGGCACGGTGCTCGATCACTGCGTCATGGTGCACATGAGCGAGATGCGCTCGCACGACCACGACGGGTACGACCTGCCCATCGTGCTCCTCGGCGGAGACGGCGTCTTCTTGAACGACGCGCACGTCGCCTACGACGCCCTCGGCAACGATCGCCAGCTCCGCGATCTGTGGTTCACCATCATGAACCAGTACTACGGCCTGGGCGTCACGTCGTTCGGCGAGGATCGCCGCGGCGCGAAGAACGCGCTCCTTGAGGAGATCCTGCGGTAG
- a CDS encoding STAS domain-containing protein, which yields MSMEGRLDPSDASALRERVVRLEQELAQRERELAEHRREIRALHEREAQLLEIEAEQKRLAAVTENSSDFIGIASMEGVAQYLNEAGRELVGLEASELPRVTIGSFFFPDDLPYIEQHIMPATMEHGRWVGEFRFRHFKTGAAIPVLYNSFLIRDPETGEPMALATVTADLTERKRAEEERVRLKDEMIRVQAATLRELSTPLLRISDRAVIMPLIGAVDSSRAAAVLERLLQGVSAEQSRVVILDITGVSNVDSHVADALIRTAKAVRLLGAQMVLTGIRPEVAQILVALGVDLGSIVTMGSLQSGIAFALSQPR from the coding sequence ATGAGCATGGAGGGCCGACTCGATCCGAGCGACGCCTCGGCGCTGCGGGAGCGCGTCGTCCGCCTGGAGCAGGAGCTGGCCCAGCGCGAGCGGGAGCTGGCCGAGCACAGGCGGGAGATCCGGGCGCTGCACGAGCGCGAGGCGCAGCTCCTCGAGATCGAGGCGGAGCAGAAGCGGCTCGCCGCCGTGACGGAGAACAGCTCGGATTTCATCGGCATCGCCTCGATGGAAGGGGTCGCCCAGTACCTCAACGAGGCAGGGCGGGAGCTCGTCGGCCTCGAAGCGAGCGAGCTGCCGCGGGTGACGATCGGCAGCTTCTTCTTCCCCGACGACCTCCCCTACATCGAGCAGCACATCATGCCCGCGACGATGGAGCACGGCCGCTGGGTCGGGGAGTTCAGGTTCAGGCACTTCAAGACCGGGGCTGCGATTCCGGTCCTTTACAACTCCTTCCTGATCAGGGACCCGGAGACCGGGGAGCCCATGGCGCTGGCGACCGTGACGGCGGACCTCACCGAGCGCAAGCGCGCCGAGGAGGAACGCGTCCGCCTGAAGGACGAGATGATCCGGGTCCAGGCCGCCACGCTCCGCGAGCTGTCGACCCCCCTGCTCCGCATCAGCGATCGGGCCGTCATCATGCCGCTCATCGGCGCGGTGGACTCGAGCCGCGCCGCGGCGGTCCTCGAGCGGCTGCTCCAAGGCGTCAGCGCCGAGCAGTCCAGGGTGGTGATCCTCGACATCACGGGCGTATCGAACGTGGACTCCCACGTCGCCGACGCGCTCATCCGGACGGCGAAGGCCGTGCGTCTGCTCGGCGCGCAGATGGTCCTCACCGGCATTCGCCCCGAGGTCGCGCAGATCCTCGTGGCGCTCGGCGTCGATCTGGGCAGCATCGTCACGATGGGCTCGCTCCAGAGCGGCATCGCGTTTGCGTTGAGCCAGCCGCGTTGA
- a CDS encoding pectate lyase family protein, with the protein MDPVGAGGATPGSAASGSDASSGVTTGTGGAGGAPSPGVGGGAPSPGVGGGAGTGGSGAVEFGAFPGAQGFGRMATGARGGDVYHVTNLNDSGPGSLRDAISQPHRTVVFDVGGVIKIDSRLVFKNNQTIAGQTAPGGGITIYGNGTSFSGASNTIVRYVRFRMGKIGESGKDTVTMANGHDVIWDHCSLSWGRDGTFDLNRESGAELYNITLQDAIVAQGLQTHSTGGIVNTSATSIIRSLYIDNNSRNPKARGTLQFVNNVVYNWVASGYILGDTSGRSDGAMVGNYLITGPETKGGTLDSPTPEYHLYAVDNWYDSNKDGVLNGRLLGQGDFGSVTWEATPSVEVPDVPAMSAEDAFDHVMNHAGASLWRDPVDDFVMEELASLGTDGATISDEKSLGLPNAVGDIPGGSAPRDTDQDGMPDAWEVSAALDPGDPEDRNGDRNGDGWTNLEEYINSLVP; encoded by the coding sequence ATGGATCCTGTTGGCGCGGGCGGAGCGACGCCGGGCAGCGCGGCGTCGGGCAGCGACGCCTCCTCCGGGGTGACGACAGGAACCGGAGGGGCCGGCGGCGCGCCGAGCCCGGGTGTGGGCGGCGGCGCACCGAGCCCCGGTGTGGGCGGCGGCGCTGGGACGGGCGGGTCAGGCGCCGTCGAGTTCGGGGCGTTCCCTGGTGCCCAGGGATTCGGTCGGATGGCCACAGGCGCCCGCGGCGGCGACGTCTACCATGTCACCAACCTGAACGATTCGGGACCCGGCTCCCTGCGGGACGCCATCAGCCAGCCGCATCGCACCGTGGTCTTCGACGTCGGCGGCGTCATCAAGATCGACTCCCGCCTGGTGTTCAAGAATAACCAGACGATCGCCGGGCAGACCGCGCCTGGCGGCGGCATCACCATTTACGGGAACGGCACATCGTTCTCCGGCGCCTCGAACACGATCGTTCGCTACGTGCGGTTTCGCATGGGCAAGATCGGCGAGTCCGGCAAGGACACCGTCACCATGGCCAACGGTCACGATGTGATCTGGGACCATTGCTCCCTGAGCTGGGGGCGCGACGGCACCTTCGATCTGAACCGGGAGAGCGGGGCGGAGCTCTACAACATCACGCTGCAAGACGCGATCGTCGCTCAGGGGCTCCAGACCCACAGCACGGGCGGCATCGTCAACACGAGCGCCACGTCGATCATCCGGTCCTTGTACATCGACAACAATTCCCGCAATCCCAAGGCCCGCGGAACGCTGCAGTTCGTCAACAACGTCGTCTACAACTGGGTCGCCTCGGGCTACATCCTGGGCGACACGAGCGGACGCTCGGACGGGGCGATGGTCGGAAACTACCTGATCACCGGCCCGGAGACGAAGGGCGGTACCCTGGACAGCCCCACGCCCGAGTACCACCTCTATGCCGTCGACAACTGGTACGACAGCAACAAGGACGGTGTCCTGAACGGCCGCCTGCTCGGCCAAGGGGACTTCGGCTCGGTGACCTGGGAGGCGACTCCGAGCGTGGAGGTCCCCGACGTGCCCGCGATGAGCGCAGAGGACGCCTTCGACCACGTGATGAATCACGCCGGGGCGTCGCTCTGGCGTGACCCGGTCGACGATTTCGTGATGGAAGAGCTCGCGTCCCTCGGGACCGACGGCGCCACGATCAGCGACGAGAAGAGCCTCGGCCTTCCCAACGCCGTTGGAGACATCCCGGGGGGCTCTGCGCCCAGGGACACGGATCAGGACGGGATGCCGGATGCGTGGGAGGTCTCCGCGGCGCTCGACCCCGGCGACCCGGAGGATCGCAATGGCGACCGCAACGGCGACGGCTGGACGAACCTTGAGGAGTACATCAACTCCCTCGTCCCGTGA
- a CDS encoding FecR family protein, giving the protein MSEPERQLDPVAALLQRAAQLSEPERREARAAFLRRVDEEQARASKARVVVRWVAPLAFAASVLMAVFFFWRTERGLDYVVEGAVNESGYVRAPVDHPAAITFSDQTRIRAAAGTRLRIDEIKNERGARISVERGRVEAEVTHTGHSDWRFVAGPFVVRVVGTRFELLWDADRERLEVILREGAVEVEGYSGSGVVSVRAGQRFVGDAQARTLHVSDTTAQGPDTAAQGPDTAAQGPDTAAQGSEPAPPAAQGQHAEVAAPPPESAAPPAPSAAETPAPLVAPPSARPPWTKLVSQGEFRRVVQEAEARGTQSCLTSCDAADLNALADAARYVGQNELAEQALLALRARYASTAGSRAAFLLGRLHESRGAAARARTWYETALREAPGGAFAAEALAGKMRTVQSLEGPAAARAVAQEYLRLYPSGVHAKTARQLAAQP; this is encoded by the coding sequence ATGAGCGAACCCGAACGACAGCTCGATCCCGTCGCGGCCCTCCTGCAGAGAGCCGCTCAGCTGAGCGAGCCGGAGCGCCGCGAGGCGCGCGCCGCTTTCCTGCGCCGCGTCGACGAGGAGCAGGCCCGCGCGAGCAAGGCGCGGGTGGTCGTCCGCTGGGTGGCTCCGCTCGCCTTCGCCGCGAGCGTGCTGATGGCCGTTTTCTTCTTCTGGCGAACGGAGCGAGGTCTCGATTACGTCGTCGAGGGCGCGGTGAACGAGAGCGGTTATGTGCGTGCGCCCGTCGATCACCCGGCCGCCATCACCTTCTCCGATCAGACGCGGATCCGGGCCGCGGCAGGGACGCGGCTTCGCATCGACGAGATCAAGAACGAGCGCGGCGCCCGCATCTCGGTCGAGCGCGGCCGGGTCGAAGCCGAGGTCACGCACACCGGGCACAGCGATTGGCGCTTCGTCGCGGGTCCCTTCGTGGTCCGCGTGGTGGGCACGCGCTTCGAGCTGCTCTGGGACGCCGATCGCGAGCGGCTCGAGGTGATCCTGCGCGAGGGCGCTGTCGAGGTGGAGGGCTACTCCGGCTCTGGGGTCGTGAGCGTGCGCGCGGGGCAGCGCTTCGTGGGGGACGCTCAGGCGAGGACCCTGCACGTCAGCGACACGACGGCGCAAGGCCCCGACACGGCGGCGCAAGGCCCCGACACGGCGGCGCAAGGTCCCGACACGGCGGCGCAAGGCTCCGAGCCCGCGCCTCCTGCAGCGCAGGGACAGCACGCCGAGGTCGCGGCGCCGCCGCCGGAGTCCGCTGCTCCCCCGGCGCCGAGCGCCGCTGAAACCCCGGCGCCCCTCGTCGCCCCGCCGAGCGCCAGACCGCCCTGGACCAAGCTCGTTTCCCAGGGCGAGTTCCGGCGCGTCGTCCAGGAGGCCGAGGCGCGGGGCACGCAGAGCTGCCTCACCTCCTGTGATGCCGCCGATCTGAACGCCCTGGCCGACGCCGCTCGCTACGTGGGGCAGAACGAGCTCGCCGAGCAGGCCCTGCTCGCCCTGCGCGCGCGCTACGCATCGACCGCGGGGAGCCGCGCAGCCTTCTTGCTCGGGCGCCTTCACGAGAGCCGCGGCGCCGCCGCGCGCGCCAGGACCTGGTACGAGACGGCGCTTCGCGAGGCGCCGGGCGGCGCCTTTGCCGCCGAAGCGCTCGCGGGAAAGATGCGCACGGTCCAGAGCCTCGAAGGACCGGCCGCCGCGCGCGCGGTGGCGCAAGAATACCTGCGCCTCTATCCGAGCGGGGTCCACGCCAAGACGGCTCGACAGCTCGCCGCTCAGCCCTGA
- a CDS encoding RNA polymerase sigma factor gives MAQPTRSAPPPGPTLARFPADKRSDASLVAGAAAGEREALAVIWDRYSGLVRGVLYGALGPDTSLEDLVQEVFLGLMQGAARIQDGGALRGYLASMATRQAALEIRKRKIRRWVGLSPSGELPERALARVDFEHREVLSALHRVLDKLSTRRRMAFVLRHVQGLEMLETAAALGVSESTVRRELESARAFLLKAREPALQEFLSRCEGLWP, from the coding sequence GTGGCTCAACCCACGCGCTCCGCCCCGCCGCCCGGACCCACCTTGGCCCGCTTCCCCGCCGACAAGCGGTCGGACGCGAGCCTGGTCGCCGGCGCCGCCGCCGGAGAGCGCGAGGCCCTCGCCGTCATCTGGGACAGGTATTCGGGTCTCGTGCGAGGTGTGCTCTACGGTGCCCTCGGCCCCGACACGAGCCTCGAAGACCTGGTCCAGGAGGTCTTCCTGGGCCTGATGCAGGGCGCTGCGCGCATCCAGGACGGGGGGGCCCTCCGCGGCTACCTCGCGTCCATGGCCACGCGGCAGGCGGCGCTCGAGATCCGGAAGCGCAAGATACGCCGCTGGGTGGGCCTTTCCCCGAGCGGAGAGCTCCCCGAGCGCGCCCTCGCGCGCGTCGACTTCGAGCATCGCGAGGTGCTCAGCGCCCTCCACCGTGTGCTCGACAAGCTCAGCACGCGCCGGCGCATGGCCTTCGTGCTGCGCCACGTGCAAGGCCTGGAAATGCTCGAAACGGCGGCGGCGCTCGGCGTGTCCGAGTCGACGGTGCGCCGTGAGCTCGAGAGCGCGCGCGCGTTCTTGCTCAAGGCGCGCGAGCCCGCCCTCCAGGAGTTCCTGTCCCGGTGTGAAGGACTTTGGCCATGA
- a CDS encoding pectate lyase family protein has translation MRLSCRTWLLRVAALSALAWALSCEDQLIQTATRPAESAGVGGGSPSLSELACDGEPPAAELPPGAAFGEGEELASSPLVGTIYGAQEGPGLSITARDTFRVHVNGVLIAASESARAPLFVPLSLLPGENVIAVSVHAATGTPAALLHLDELERSHGSGSDWKLSTAPEGDWTALGYDDSSWAAARELGSAGDLPGCDPEAAFPSSTAARWIGPALGTRGPIALRKVIRIEPIGFGEGTTGGAGAKPVLVSSWTELESLARSDEPAVLLLAEGVYDFRRQGSEVQDIEVCPSTCSEEPEKTFYEVLTGDATCERPLVGATRNHRVLQFGSNKTLVGLGRGAALPGVNMDLNAIENVIIRNLALYDLNPNVHEAGDAFTLTQASRVWIDHTTVQRISDAFADVHSGTSGVTFSYGHFDGRNEAECGGRERWACTITDAEVTMHHCRFDEVRARAPLATGSRARAHLFNNVFSNISDWAVGAACEGQVRLEASVFENADAATRRSDCSDATGRGLLLAVPDSNLYRDESDVHLGGNGEPADDVFEPPYDYAPERASDALPQVISRAGAGGPWALPLARE, from the coding sequence ATGCGCCTCTCCTGCCGCACCTGGCTCCTCCGAGTCGCCGCGCTCTCGGCCTTGGCCTGGGCGCTCTCCTGTGAGGACCAGCTCATCCAGACGGCCACCCGACCTGCGGAGAGCGCGGGTGTCGGCGGCGGCTCTCCCTCCCTCTCGGAGCTCGCCTGCGACGGCGAGCCGCCCGCAGCGGAGCTCCCCCCCGGGGCCGCCTTCGGAGAGGGAGAGGAGCTCGCGAGTTCCCCGCTCGTCGGCACGATCTACGGCGCGCAGGAGGGCCCCGGTCTCTCCATCACGGCGCGCGATACATTCCGCGTCCATGTCAACGGTGTTCTCATTGCCGCGAGCGAGTCGGCGCGCGCTCCGCTCTTCGTGCCCCTCTCCCTGCTGCCGGGAGAGAACGTGATCGCCGTGAGCGTTCATGCCGCAACGGGGACCCCGGCGGCTCTCCTCCACCTCGACGAGCTCGAGCGCAGCCATGGAAGCGGCAGCGACTGGAAGCTGAGCACCGCGCCGGAAGGGGACTGGACCGCGCTCGGCTACGACGACAGCAGCTGGGCGGCGGCGCGCGAGCTGGGGAGCGCTGGAGATCTGCCGGGCTGCGATCCCGAGGCCGCTTTCCCATCGAGCACGGCGGCTCGCTGGATCGGGCCCGCGCTCGGGACGAGGGGGCCCATCGCCCTCCGAAAAGTGATACGGATCGAGCCGATCGGCTTTGGCGAGGGCACGACGGGGGGCGCGGGGGCGAAGCCCGTGCTCGTCTCAAGCTGGACCGAGCTCGAGAGCCTCGCCCGCTCGGACGAGCCGGCGGTGCTCTTGCTCGCCGAAGGCGTTTACGACTTCCGCCGCCAGGGTTCGGAGGTCCAGGACATCGAGGTCTGTCCCAGCACCTGCTCGGAGGAGCCCGAGAAGACGTTTTATGAGGTCCTCACCGGGGATGCGACCTGCGAGCGTCCGCTCGTCGGGGCGACGCGGAACCATCGCGTCCTCCAGTTCGGTTCCAACAAGACCCTCGTCGGGCTCGGGCGCGGCGCGGCGCTGCCGGGCGTGAACATGGATCTCAACGCGATCGAGAACGTGATCATCCGCAACCTCGCCCTCTACGATCTGAACCCGAACGTGCACGAAGCGGGCGATGCGTTCACGCTGACGCAAGCCTCGAGGGTCTGGATCGATCACACGACCGTCCAACGGATCAGCGACGCCTTCGCCGACGTCCACTCGGGCACGAGCGGGGTCACCTTCTCCTACGGCCACTTCGACGGCAGAAACGAGGCCGAGTGTGGCGGCCGCGAGCGCTGGGCCTGCACGATCACTGACGCCGAGGTGACGATGCACCATTGTCGCTTCGATGAAGTGAGGGCGCGCGCCCCGCTGGCCACCGGATCCCGAGCGCGCGCCCACCTCTTCAACAATGTGTTCTCGAACATCTCGGACTGGGCGGTCGGCGCCGCCTGTGAGGGGCAGGTGCGGCTCGAGGCGAGCGTGTTCGAGAACGCCGACGCGGCGACGCGGCGCTCGGACTGCAGCGACGCGACGGGCAGGGGACTCCTCCTGGCCGTCCCTGATTCGAACCTCTACCGCGACGAGAGCGACGTTCACCTGGGCGGGAACGGGGAGCCAGCCGATGACGTCTTCGAGCCCCCCTACGACTACGCGCCCGAGCGGGCGAGCGACGCGTTGCCCCAGGTGATCTCCCGCGCCGGAGCCGGAGGGCCCTGGGCGCTGCCGCTCGCACGCGAGTAA